A genomic window from Algoriphagus sp. Y33 includes:
- a CDS encoding bifunctional response regulator/alkaline phosphatase family protein — MSQKFNILWADDEIDLLKPHILFLEKKGYAITTVNSGVDAIEEVEQKNFDVIFLDEMMPGMTGLETLQQIKQIKPQVPVVMITKSEEEHIMDDAIGGKIADYLIKPINPNQILLSVKKLLQNKQLIDERTTQSYQQDFMNISMAFGDAEDHQDWADIYRKLTYWEMQIDDTENKNMLPVLESQKIEANANFSRFIKDNYLDWMEEKNQTKPLLSHHVMKKKVFPQLKEKKPLFFIVIDNFRLDQWEDIESIIAPYFNLKDKDTYYSILPTTTAFARNALFSGMMPMDMARFYPHFWEDEDSDEGKNNFEEEWLKINLEKNRLSIKSSYNKIIQAHQGKAVLEQFHTFLQNDLNVLVYNFVDMVSHARTDMKMIRELAPNESAYRSLTTSWFEHSSLFELLKKIHDAGAEVIITTDHGTKRVNKPYRIIGDKNVTTNLRYKQGKNLNFEQGKVFEIKKPEDAKLPRLNVSSTYVFAVEDYFFAYPNNYNYYVNFYKDTFQHGGVSLEEMIIPIVHLSPK; from the coding sequence ATGTCTCAAAAATTCAATATACTCTGGGCAGACGATGAAATCGACCTGCTTAAACCTCATATTCTTTTTCTCGAGAAGAAAGGCTATGCTATAACCACGGTCAATTCTGGCGTGGACGCTATCGAAGAAGTTGAGCAAAAAAACTTTGACGTAATCTTTCTGGACGAAATGATGCCAGGAATGACAGGTCTCGAAACATTGCAGCAGATCAAGCAGATCAAGCCGCAAGTACCGGTAGTGATGATCACCAAAAGTGAGGAAGAGCATATTATGGACGATGCTATTGGTGGCAAGATTGCTGATTATTTGATCAAGCCGATCAACCCCAATCAGATTTTGCTTTCAGTAAAGAAACTCCTTCAAAACAAGCAATTGATCGATGAGCGAACTACTCAGAGTTACCAGCAGGACTTTATGAACATCAGTATGGCTTTCGGTGACGCTGAAGATCATCAGGATTGGGCCGATATTTATCGGAAGTTGACTTATTGGGAAATGCAGATCGATGATACTGAAAACAAAAACATGCTTCCCGTATTGGAGTCCCAGAAAATTGAAGCCAATGCCAATTTTTCCCGATTCATAAAAGACAACTACCTGGACTGGATGGAGGAAAAGAACCAGACAAAACCTCTACTTTCCCATCATGTGATGAAAAAGAAGGTTTTTCCACAACTCAAAGAGAAGAAGCCTCTTTTCTTCATAGTAATTGATAATTTCAGACTGGATCAATGGGAAGATATAGAGTCAATAATTGCTCCCTATTTTAATCTCAAGGATAAGGATACGTATTATAGCATCTTGCCTACTACCACAGCCTTCGCTAGAAATGCGCTTTTTAGCGGAATGATGCCTATGGATATGGCGAGATTCTATCCCCACTTCTGGGAGGATGAAGATTCAGATGAGGGGAAAAATAATTTTGAGGAAGAATGGCTTAAGATAAACTTGGAGAAAAACCGGCTATCTATCAAATCCAGTTATAACAAAATAATCCAAGCCCATCAGGGAAAAGCCGTTTTGGAGCAGTTCCATACTTTTCTTCAAAATGACCTGAATGTTTTGGTCTATAATTTTGTGGATATGGTTTCCCATGCAAGGACCGATATGAAAATGATTAGGGAATTGGCTCCAAATGAATCCGCCTACAGATCGCTGACCACCAGTTGGTTTGAGCATTCTTCCTTGTTTGAGTTACTCAAGAAAATCCATGACGCAGGAGCCGAAGTGATTATTACTACGGATCACGGCACTAAGCGGGTGAATAAGCCCTATAGAATCATCGGAGATAAAAATGTGACTACCAATCTAAGGTATAAGCAAGGGAAGAACCTGAATTTTGAGCAGGGTAAGGTGTTTGAAATCAAAAAACCTGAAGACGCAAAACTTCCAAGGCTAAATGTTTCTTCTACGTATGTTTTTGCAGTGGAGGACTATTTCTTTGCATACCCCAATAATTACAATTATTATGTGAACTTCTATAAGGACACTTTTCAGCACGGAGGTGTATCTTTGGAAGAAATGATCATTCCGATCGTTCATTTGTCACCAAAATAA
- a CDS encoding HD domain-containing protein, whose product MKSQKILNDPVYGFITIPSELIFTIIDHPYFQRLRRIKQLGLTDFVYPGALHTRFHHAIGAMHLMSITLDNLRIKGTEITDEEYEAALIAILLHDIGHGPFSHALEYSLLKGIPHEELSLLTIELLNQEFGGKLGLTLRIFKNQYERKFFNQLVSSQLDIDRLDYLQRDCFFTGVSEGTIGADRIIKMMDVKNDQVVIEEKGIYSIENFLSARRLMYWQVYLHKTTVSAEKMLIKLIQRARFLRQSGTRFTITDEFDFFLTQNLSLADFRTNPAFLRLFLEMDDLDIWGAVKLWKNHPDYVLRNISQMFLTRNLYKINLTNEPFSAEEITLLKEKTIIKLKIPTEDLDYFFSHGAVSNYGYLAKDRINILTKKGKVIDVAQAADLPNIKVMSKIVEKHYVCKAKSLNLNY is encoded by the coding sequence TTGAAAAGCCAAAAGATACTAAACGACCCTGTTTACGGATTTATCACAATCCCAAGCGAGTTGATTTTTACGATTATCGACCATCCTTATTTTCAACGATTGCGAAGAATAAAGCAACTGGGGCTGACTGATTTTGTCTACCCCGGAGCTCTCCATACCCGATTTCATCATGCCATAGGGGCAATGCACTTGATGAGCATTACACTTGACAATCTACGAATAAAAGGCACTGAGATCACAGATGAGGAATATGAAGCTGCGCTAATTGCAATCCTTTTGCATGACATCGGGCACGGACCTTTTTCACATGCCTTAGAATATAGCTTGCTGAAAGGCATCCCCCATGAAGAACTTTCTCTTCTGACTATAGAACTCCTGAATCAGGAGTTTGGTGGCAAATTAGGCCTTACTTTAAGAATATTTAAGAATCAATATGAGCGAAAATTCTTCAATCAGCTAGTATCCAGTCAATTAGATATTGACCGGCTAGACTATCTACAGCGCGATTGTTTCTTTACAGGTGTATCCGAAGGAACTATCGGAGCAGACCGTATTATCAAGATGATGGACGTGAAAAATGATCAAGTGGTCATTGAAGAAAAGGGGATTTACTCCATTGAGAATTTCCTGAGTGCGCGCAGATTAATGTATTGGCAGGTATACCTGCACAAAACTACCGTCAGTGCTGAGAAAATGCTCATCAAGCTTATCCAGCGAGCGAGATTTCTACGGCAGTCGGGCACTCGATTTACGATCACAGATGAATTCGATTTCTTTCTAACCCAAAATTTATCTTTGGCGGACTTCCGAACTAATCCAGCCTTTTTACGATTGTTTCTTGAAATGGACGATTTGGACATTTGGGGAGCAGTAAAACTGTGGAAAAATCACCCAGACTATGTGTTAAGGAATATTTCCCAGATGTTTTTGACCCGCAATCTTTATAAGATCAATTTAACAAATGAACCTTTTTCTGCTGAAGAAATCACGCTGTTAAAAGAGAAGACCATTATAAAACTTAAGATCCCTACAGAAGATCTTGATTATTTCTTTTCCCATGGAGCAGTGAGCAACTATGGCTACCTCGCTAAGGACAGGATTAATATTTTGACAAAAAAGGGAAAGGTAATTGATGTAGCTCAGGCAGCTGATCTGCCAAACATAAAGGTCATGAGTAAAATCGTGGAGAAGCATTACGTATGTAAGGCCAAAAGCCTAAATTTAAATTATTAA
- the lpxD gene encoding UDP-3-O-(3-hydroxymyristoyl)glucosamine N-acyltransferase: MEFTLGQIAAILQGKVEGDESQKVSRLDKIQDGSQGGISFLANEKYTPFIYDTEATAVIVSHHFIPTKTLKTNLIRVDDAYTGFTKLLEAYAMLMKNSAVGVEEPSFIDPSSQIGEQAFRGAFSYIGKNCRIGESVKLYSHVHIGDRVQVGDNTIIHAGAKICADSIIGSNCEIHPGAVIGSDGFGFAPQGDGSYKAIPQIGNVVLEDNVSVGANSTIDCATMGSTIIKRGAKIDNLVQIAHNVVIGENTVIASQTGISGSTVIGKNCVIAGKAGIVGHIKIADNTTIGANTGVSKSISKPGTTLFGYIGMDMKNFLKSYSIFKNLEGIVDRIKELEKKQ, translated from the coding sequence ATGGAATTTACCCTCGGACAAATCGCTGCAATCCTACAGGGAAAAGTAGAAGGCGATGAAAGCCAAAAAGTATCCCGGCTGGACAAAATCCAAGATGGCAGCCAAGGAGGTATAAGTTTTTTGGCAAATGAAAAATACACTCCTTTCATCTATGACACAGAAGCTACGGCAGTAATTGTCTCCCACCACTTTATCCCCACCAAAACCCTGAAAACCAATTTAATCAGGGTAGATGATGCTTATACCGGTTTCACAAAATTGCTTGAGGCTTATGCTATGCTAATGAAAAACAGCGCAGTAGGAGTCGAAGAGCCTAGTTTCATTGACCCTAGCTCCCAGATAGGGGAACAGGCCTTTAGAGGCGCATTCTCTTACATCGGAAAAAATTGCAGAATCGGAGAGTCAGTTAAGCTATATAGTCATGTGCACATCGGAGACCGTGTGCAGGTAGGAGATAATACGATAATTCATGCCGGTGCCAAAATATGTGCTGACAGCATCATAGGTAGCAATTGCGAAATTCATCCGGGAGCCGTTATCGGTTCTGATGGGTTTGGATTTGCCCCCCAGGGAGATGGCTCATACAAAGCTATACCTCAAATCGGAAACGTGGTACTGGAAGACAATGTGAGCGTGGGCGCAAATAGCACGATTGATTGTGCCACCATGGGCTCAACAATAATCAAAAGAGGGGCAAAAATAGACAATCTGGTCCAAATCGCTCACAATGTGGTCATAGGCGAAAATACAGTAATAGCCTCCCAAACGGGGATCTCAGGCTCTACAGTGATTGGAAAAAACTGCGTAATAGCTGGAAAAGCAGGCATTGTAGGCCATATAAAAATCGCAGACAATACCACAATCGGAGCAAATACAGGAGTAAGCAAATCTATCTCTAAGCCAGGAACGACTTTATTTGGATACATCGGCATGGACATGAAAAACTTCCTGAAATCATACTCCATCTTCAAAAACCTCGAAGGGATAGTAGACCGCATAAAAGAACTAGAAAAAAAGCAGTAA
- a CDS encoding bifunctional UDP-3-O-[3-hydroxymyristoyl] N-acetylglucosamine deacetylase/3-hydroxyacyl-ACP dehydratase, which produces MKVKQHTIKKQVELSGVGLHTGVISNMTFLPAPPNHGYKFQRIDLEGRPTIDADCDLVVDVSRGTTLEQNGARVYTVEHVLAALVGLEIDNVLIQLDGPEPPIMDGSSIQFIEVLEDAGLEEQNALRRFYEVQESIQYKDSAREVEMVALPTDNYRVTVMVDYNSPVLGSQHASITDIGQFKSEIASCRTFCFLHELEMLYNSNLIKGGDLNNAIVVVDRIVEEKELVHLAKMFNKPKVEVKKEGILNNVDLRYRNEPARHKLLDVVGDLALVGRPLKAQIMAARPGHAANVAFAKKIKRAMEKSANSHIPYYDPKLPPVMDINQISNILPHRYPFQLLDKIIYLDNTVVAGVKNVTINEPFFMGHFPANPVMPGVLQVEAMAQTGGILVLSTVDDPENYWTYFLGIENCKFRKMVLPGDTLIFKCELLAPIRRGIAKMRGEAYVGNTLVCEAVMTASITRKES; this is translated from the coding sequence ATGAAAGTAAAACAACACACCATTAAAAAGCAGGTGGAATTATCCGGAGTGGGACTACACACCGGGGTCATTTCAAACATGACATTTCTACCCGCTCCCCCAAATCACGGATATAAGTTTCAGCGAATTGACCTGGAAGGCAGACCAACTATAGATGCAGATTGCGACTTGGTGGTAGATGTATCCAGAGGAACCACCTTGGAGCAAAATGGAGCCAGGGTCTATACAGTAGAGCATGTCTTGGCTGCTTTGGTAGGTTTGGAAATCGACAATGTACTCATTCAGCTGGACGGACCTGAGCCTCCTATTATGGATGGGTCATCAATTCAGTTTATAGAAGTATTGGAAGACGCAGGTCTCGAAGAACAAAATGCGCTTCGAAGATTCTATGAAGTTCAAGAAAGCATTCAATATAAAGATTCTGCCCGTGAGGTAGAAATGGTAGCTTTGCCTACCGACAACTACCGTGTGACGGTGATGGTCGATTACAATTCTCCCGTATTAGGCAGTCAGCATGCATCTATTACTGACATCGGCCAATTCAAATCGGAAATTGCTTCTTGCCGTACTTTTTGCTTTTTGCATGAGCTGGAAATGCTCTACAATTCTAACCTTATCAAAGGCGGAGACCTGAACAACGCCATCGTAGTGGTGGATAGAATAGTAGAGGAAAAAGAATTGGTTCATCTGGCCAAGATGTTTAATAAGCCAAAGGTCGAGGTGAAAAAAGAAGGCATTTTAAACAATGTGGACTTACGCTACCGCAATGAGCCAGCTAGGCACAAGTTGTTGGATGTTGTCGGAGACTTAGCCTTGGTAGGCCGTCCTCTGAAAGCCCAGATTATGGCAGCAAGGCCCGGTCATGCCGCTAATGTAGCTTTCGCAAAAAAAATAAAACGTGCTATGGAAAAGTCTGCTAATTCGCACATTCCATATTACGACCCCAAACTTCCCCCGGTAATGGATATCAATCAGATCAGCAATATATTGCCGCATAGGTATCCGTTCCAGTTACTTGACAAAATCATCTATCTTGATAATACTGTAGTAGCAGGAGTAAAAAATGTAACGATCAATGAACCATTTTTTATGGGGCATTTCCCTGCCAATCCAGTGATGCCAGGTGTATTGCAGGTTGAAGCTATGGCCCAAACAGGTGGCATATTGGTATTGAGTACAGTAGATGATCCGGAGAATTACTGGACATATTTTCTGGGAATTGAAAACTGTAAGTTTAGAAAAATGGTTCTTCCCGGTGATACTCTCATTTTTAAATGTGAACTTTTGGCCCCGATAAGAAGAGGTATAGCAAAAATGCGTGGTGAAGCTTATGTAGGTAATACGCTAGTATGTGAGGCCGTAATGACAGCAAGCATAACCCGAAAAGAATCATGA
- the lpxA gene encoding acyl-ACP--UDP-N-acetylglucosamine O-acyltransferase, giving the protein MISPLAHIDPKATIGKNVHIDPFTMIGENVTIGDNTWIGPNVTIFSGASIGKNCKIFPGAVIAGIPQDLKFQGEDSTVMIGDNTTIRECVTISRGTVEKQTTVIGSHCLLMAYVHIAHDCVIGSHVIIANSVQIAGHVSIDDWAIVGGSSAVHQFVKIGMHAMVSGGSLVRKDVPPFTKAAREPLSYAGVNSLGLRRRGFSSESISHIQEVYRYLFLNSMNNSRALEEIEVNLPATKERDEILNFIRSSERGVMKGYIN; this is encoded by the coding sequence ATGATCAGTCCTTTAGCCCATATTGACCCAAAAGCAACAATTGGAAAAAACGTTCACATTGATCCATTCACCATGATCGGTGAAAATGTCACTATAGGTGACAATACCTGGATCGGCCCGAACGTGACTATTTTTTCAGGTGCCAGTATTGGGAAAAACTGCAAGATATTCCCAGGTGCCGTGATCGCAGGAATCCCTCAAGATCTAAAATTCCAAGGGGAAGACTCTACTGTCATGATCGGTGACAACACTACTATCAGAGAGTGTGTCACTATCTCCAGAGGCACTGTGGAAAAGCAAACTACCGTCATCGGAAGCCACTGTCTGTTGATGGCTTATGTACATATAGCGCATGATTGTGTAATAGGAAGTCATGTTATTATTGCTAATTCTGTCCAAATTGCCGGTCATGTCTCTATCGATGACTGGGCTATTGTAGGTGGATCCAGCGCTGTTCATCAGTTTGTGAAAATAGGCATGCACGCTATGGTCTCCGGCGGATCCTTGGTAAGGAAAGACGTTCCTCCATTTACCAAAGCTGCCCGTGAGCCACTTTCGTATGCTGGAGTTAATTCTTTGGGACTCCGAAGAAGGGGCTTTTCAAGTGAATCAATTTCCCACATTCAGGAAGTCTATCGCTACCTTTTCCTTAACAGCATGAACAATAGCCGGGCACTGGAAGAAATCGAAGTAAATCTGCCTGCCACCAAAGAAAGGGATGAAATCTTGAATTTCATTCGCTCATCCGAACGCGGTGTGATGAAAGGATACATCAATTAA
- a CDS encoding ATP-binding cassette domain-containing protein, producing the protein MLKIHLEEASKRFQYEWIFKNLSLELSQGNSLAITGSNGSGKSTLLKCLSGAIPITSGKIDYQMDEKSIPETDWFSYLTISAPYMEVPEEFSLEELLNFHFKFKKPLDGISSKEIIEQLYLTQHSSKPVGQFSSGMKQRLKLGLALFSDVPLIFLDEPTSNLDNKGITWYQELITLYGKNRILVICSNEPREYEFCEQKIYLEDYK; encoded by the coding sequence ATGCTGAAAATCCACTTAGAAGAAGCTTCCAAACGCTTCCAATACGAATGGATTTTTAAAAATCTAAGTCTTGAATTATCTCAGGGCAATTCCTTGGCTATAACAGGAAGTAACGGATCCGGAAAATCCACTTTACTGAAATGTCTGAGCGGAGCTATACCGATCACCTCAGGAAAAATAGATTATCAGATGGATGAAAAATCGATCCCGGAAACTGATTGGTTTTCGTATTTGACGATTTCTGCTCCCTATATGGAGGTACCTGAAGAATTCAGTCTAGAGGAACTACTCAATTTCCATTTCAAGTTTAAAAAACCTCTTGATGGAATTTCTTCTAAGGAAATCATCGAACAATTATATCTCACACAGCATAGCTCAAAGCCCGTCGGGCAATTTTCTTCAGGCATGAAGCAGCGCCTGAAACTAGGCTTGGCACTTTTTTCGGATGTCCCTCTTATATTTCTCGATGAGCCTACTTCCAATCTTGACAACAAAGGGATAACATGGTATCAGGAACTGATAACTCTATACGGCAAGAATAGAATCTTAGTGATTTGCTCAAATGAGCCAAGAGAATACGAGTTTTGTGAACAAAAAATATACTTAGAAGACTACAAGTAA
- a CDS encoding endonuclease MutS2, protein MLYPRNPEQKVNFIKIKELLKVECTSLLGMQYVDRLAFSSDYNLVNKLLDQTEEFRQILISGELFPSSNFTDLNPYLEKAKLENAFLDVEDFYEIKLSLDTLRGCISFFQKRENVYPVLSQLLGLLLDMDMSLLKAIELVIDEKGKMRSNASRELQLIRTQILYEESRLRKVMERVFKEARAKGLTPEDSAITVRSGRLVIPVAAENKRKLRGFIHDESATGQTVYMEPEEALDINNEIRDLEYMERREIIKILTQLTDRIRPAIPALRKATNFLGLMDFIRAKAKFAQKTDSCRPEITKERQLTWTKARHPILEIALKAQGKSIVPLDVKLSGHERLLVISGPNAGGKSVTLKTVALLQYMLQCGVLIPVHSDSKSSLFDNFFIDIGDEQNLENDLSTYSSHLMSMKHFSLFANKKTILFIDEFGTGTEPQFGGAIAESILMALNKLGAYGVITTHYGNLKQIANKNQGMVNGAMRYDVDKLEPLYQLEIGKPGSSFALEIASKIGIPKEILKYAKEQIGEERVRYDRLLTQVENEKNQYATLLADVNAKERLLKTRLQEYNELKETLETTRKRYIQEAKQEAKQLLDQANKKIESTIREIKEGKAEKEATKQIRKELEEFKEKVKPEKSIVTSPEIKVLGGKIDVGDWVRVKDNGAIAEVLQVKNNEVEISIGELKSKVKLSRLEKISQGEVKKEKKAAVSRGGYNTNEKMMDYSPNLDLRGMRGEEILSLIQTFIDEGFMLGLKDLRIVHGKGNGILRDLTRNFLRGMSQIRHIEDEHADRGGAGVTLVTLK, encoded by the coding sequence ATGCTATACCCACGCAATCCCGAACAAAAAGTAAATTTCATTAAGATCAAAGAACTGCTAAAAGTAGAGTGTACTTCTCTGCTTGGTATGCAGTATGTGGATCGGTTGGCTTTTTCTTCAGACTATAATTTGGTCAACAAATTACTTGACCAAACAGAGGAGTTTCGCCAAATCCTCATCTCAGGAGAGCTATTTCCTTCTTCCAATTTCACTGATCTCAACCCTTACCTCGAAAAAGCCAAATTGGAGAACGCTTTTCTCGATGTGGAGGATTTCTATGAGATCAAGCTCTCTCTGGATACCCTACGTGGATGCATCTCATTTTTTCAGAAAAGAGAGAACGTATATCCTGTTTTGAGCCAGTTACTTGGATTACTCTTGGATATGGATATGAGTTTGCTCAAAGCCATCGAGCTGGTCATAGACGAAAAGGGGAAGATGCGGAGCAATGCGAGTAGGGAGTTGCAACTTATTCGCACGCAAATACTCTATGAAGAAAGCCGCCTGCGGAAAGTGATGGAGCGTGTCTTTAAGGAAGCAAGAGCAAAAGGCCTTACTCCCGAGGACTCTGCGATCACCGTCCGGTCAGGCAGACTGGTAATACCTGTAGCGGCAGAGAACAAGCGAAAGCTTCGTGGTTTTATACACGATGAATCTGCCACGGGGCAGACAGTATACATGGAGCCGGAGGAGGCGCTGGATATCAATAATGAAATCCGCGATTTGGAGTATATGGAACGTCGGGAGATTATTAAGATCCTGACCCAATTGACTGACAGGATAAGGCCTGCAATTCCGGCGCTAAGGAAGGCTACCAATTTCCTCGGTTTGATGGATTTTATTCGTGCCAAAGCAAAATTTGCACAAAAGACAGATAGCTGTAGGCCTGAGATTACCAAAGAGCGACAGTTGACTTGGACAAAGGCCAGGCATCCAATTTTGGAAATTGCGCTAAAAGCACAAGGTAAAAGCATCGTGCCGCTGGATGTCAAGCTTAGTGGCCATGAGCGATTGCTGGTAATCTCCGGGCCAAATGCCGGAGGAAAGTCAGTCACGCTGAAGACAGTGGCCTTATTGCAGTATATGCTTCAATGTGGTGTTTTGATCCCGGTTCATTCTGATTCGAAAAGCTCACTTTTTGATAATTTCTTTATCGATATCGGCGATGAGCAAAATTTGGAGAACGACTTAAGTACTTATAGCTCCCACCTGATGAGCATGAAGCATTTTTCACTTTTCGCAAATAAGAAAACAATTCTCTTTATTGATGAATTCGGCACGGGTACAGAGCCACAATTTGGTGGCGCTATTGCTGAATCTATCCTGATGGCACTGAATAAACTCGGTGCATACGGCGTGATCACTACTCACTATGGGAATCTCAAGCAGATTGCCAATAAAAATCAAGGAATGGTGAATGGGGCGATGCGCTATGACGTGGATAAGCTGGAACCGCTATATCAACTTGAAATTGGAAAGCCGGGATCTTCTTTTGCCTTAGAGATTGCATCGAAAATCGGAATTCCAAAGGAGATACTGAAGTATGCCAAAGAGCAAATAGGAGAGGAACGGGTTCGCTATGACAGATTGCTCACGCAGGTAGAAAACGAAAAAAATCAATATGCCACGTTACTCGCTGATGTCAATGCTAAGGAGAGGTTGCTGAAAACCCGTCTTCAGGAATACAATGAACTGAAGGAAACATTGGAAACTACCAGGAAGCGTTATATCCAAGAAGCAAAGCAGGAAGCTAAACAACTACTTGATCAGGCAAACAAGAAGATTGAGTCCACCATTCGTGAGATCAAAGAAGGAAAGGCAGAAAAAGAAGCTACCAAACAGATCCGTAAGGAGTTGGAGGAATTCAAGGAAAAAGTAAAGCCGGAAAAGAGTATTGTCACGAGTCCTGAGATCAAGGTTTTGGGGGGCAAAATTGATGTGGGTGACTGGGTGAGAGTGAAAGACAATGGTGCAATTGCAGAGGTGCTTCAGGTAAAAAATAACGAGGTGGAGATTTCTATCGGCGAGCTCAAGTCAAAAGTGAAGCTGTCGAGACTGGAGAAAATATCCCAAGGTGAAGTCAAAAAGGAGAAGAAAGCAGCTGTCTCCCGAGGTGGATACAATACCAACGAAAAGATGATGGATTATTCTCCCAATCTTGATTTGAGAGGAATGAGAGGAGAAGAGATTCTATCCTTGATCCAAACATTCATTGATGAAGGTTTTATGCTTGGATTAAAAGATTTAAGGATTGTCCATGGTAAGGGCAATGGGATTCTGAGGGATTTAACACGTAACTTCCTAAGAGGAATGAGTCAAATCCGTCATATTGAGGATGAGCATGCAGATCGTGGAGGAGCAGGAGTTACACTGGTGACATTGAAGTAA
- a CDS encoding DUF4296 domain-containing protein, translating into MKRFLILSFCILSLVSCDSAKKPEGLLSEEKMVEVLIDIHLTEGITSSMPVAYDSSRVLYSLLEKDVFLKHEVIDSVFTQSMLYYLRDPDEMERIYSRVVDSLVVRESSDGIIDQF; encoded by the coding sequence GTGAAAAGATTTCTGATACTAAGTTTTTGCATCCTTTCCCTCGTAAGTTGTGATTCTGCCAAAAAACCGGAAGGCTTGTTGTCGGAGGAGAAAATGGTAGAAGTACTCATAGATATCCATCTTACTGAGGGGATTACGAGTTCAATGCCTGTAGCTTATGATTCGTCAAGGGTACTGTATAGTTTACTCGAAAAAGATGTTTTCCTCAAGCATGAGGTGATCGATTCTGTATTCACTCAAAGCATGTTGTATTACCTCCGTGATCCTGATGAGATGGAGCGGATTTATTCCCGTGTGGTAGATTCTCTTGTGGTAAGGGAGTCTTCTGATGGGATTATAGACCAATTCTAA
- a CDS encoding DUF58 domain-containing protein, producing the protein MNELFSKLRKYEIMIRKVANNHLQGEYQSLFKGSGLEFDDLRPYQYGDDVRTIEWKVSAKGHGTFVKTFREEKEQSVFFLLDISGSQDIGQPGNKKIDQGKIIAGVLTLAAVFEGSQVGLISYSDQKEKLILPSKGSKQGVKMIRGIFDHESNSLKTDLNSMFMFALNLIKKRAVIVIISDFIDEGYERPFRALAERHDVVAIQLTDPRESALPSLGIIPVFDKEKGKTTWVNTAFGSFSKKIADTFTSEREYLKDICKKNQINYLSIDTTQDIVGPLLELFKYRNKSMKRG; encoded by the coding sequence ATGAACGAATTATTCAGCAAGCTCAGAAAATACGAAATCATGATCCGAAAGGTGGCTAATAATCACCTGCAAGGAGAATACCAATCGCTTTTCAAGGGATCAGGATTGGAGTTTGATGATCTCCGCCCTTACCAGTATGGAGACGATGTTCGTACGATTGAGTGGAAAGTGTCAGCGAAGGGACATGGTACCTTTGTCAAAACATTTCGTGAAGAAAAAGAGCAGTCAGTATTCTTCCTTCTGGACATAAGCGGAAGCCAAGATATAGGTCAGCCGGGGAATAAGAAAATAGATCAAGGCAAGATCATTGCAGGGGTACTGACTCTTGCGGCAGTGTTTGAGGGAAGTCAGGTGGGACTGATCAGTTATTCAGATCAAAAGGAAAAACTTATCCTTCCGTCCAAAGGCAGTAAGCAAGGCGTGAAAATGATCCGTGGCATTTTTGATCATGAGAGTAATTCACTGAAAACAGATCTGAATTCAATGTTCATGTTTGCGCTGAATCTGATCAAGAAAAGAGCAGTGATCGTAATAATTTCCGATTTCATTGATGAAGGATACGAACGGCCATTCAGGGCTCTTGCAGAGCGTCATGATGTGGTAGCCATTCAGCTCACTGACCCACGTGAATCAGCCTTGCCGTCTTTGGGGATCATACCTGTTTTTGATAAAGAAAAAGGAAAAACTACTTGGGTCAACACCGCCTTTGGTAGCTTTTCGAAAAAAATAGCAGATACCTTTACCTCTGAGCGAGAATATCTAAAAGATATTTGCAAAAAAAACCAAATAAACTACCTGTCTATAGATACGACCCAAGACATCGTAGGTCCGCTTCTCGAGCTATTTAAGTACCGAAACAAAAGCATGAAACGTGGCTAA